Proteins from a genomic interval of Synergistaceae bacterium:
- a CDS encoding transposase: TDVVNEEVEQWRDRPLEAVYPVVWLDGLVVKVHHDHQVLNKTIYLALAINMEGYKELLGIWIAEHEGASFWAQVLTELNNRGVKDVFVFCVDGSVK, from the coding sequence GACTGATGTCGTCAATGAGGAAGTTGAGCAGTGGCGTGACAGACCTCTGGAGGCTGTTTATCCTGTCGTCTGGCTTGATGGCTTGGTCGTTAAAGTTCATCACGATCATCAAGTACTCAACAAAACGATATATCTAGCCCTTGCCATTAACATGGAGGGGTACAAAGAGTTGCTTGGGATATGGATAGCGGAGCATGAAGGAGCGTCATTCTGGGCGCAGGTACTCACAGAATTGAACAACAGAGGAGTAAAAGACGTATTTGTGTTCTGCGTGGACGGGTCT